In Pyxicephalus adspersus chromosome 12, UCB_Pads_2.0, whole genome shotgun sequence, a genomic segment contains:
- the ANP32E gene encoding acidic leucine-rich nuclear phosphoprotein 32 family member E isoform X1 gives MEMKKRIALELRNRSPAEVTELVLDNCRSSDGEIEGLNEGFKELEFLSMANVELSSLAKLPQLSKLRKLELSDNTISGGLEVLAERCPNLTYLNLSGNKIKDLSMVETLTNLKNLKSLDLFNCEITNLEDYRDKIFCKLPQITYLDGFDQEDNEAPDSEEEEDDEECEGYEYPEDEEDEAGPPGEYEEEEDDDEEGESDLGDEEEEEVGLSYLMKEEIHDEEDDDDYVEDGGEGEEEEEEEEEEAVERGEKRKRDAEDEGDEDED, from the exons ATGGAGATGAAGAAGCGCATCGCCTTGGAGTTGAGGAACAGATCCCCGGCTGAG GTGACGGAGTTGGTTTTAGACAATTGCCGGTCTAGCGATGGAGAGATTGAGGGTTTGAATGAAGGATTCAAAGAGTTGGAATTCCTCAGCATGGCCAACGTAGAACTGTCTTCTCTGGCAAAACTTCCACAGCTGTCAAAACTCAGAAAA TTGGAGCTCAGTGATAATACGATCTCAGGAGGCCTGGAGGTGTTAGCAGAAAGATGTCCTAACCTCACGTATCTCAACTTAAGTGGTAACAAGATCAAGGATCTGAGCATGGTGGAAACCCTT ACAAACTTAAAAAATCTGAAGAGTTTGGACCTCTTCAATTGTGAGATCACAAATTTAGAAGATTATAGAGACAAAATTTTTTGCAAACTTCCACAAATCACATACTTAGATGGCTTTGACCAGGAGGATAATGAGGCTCCCGACtctgaagaggaggaggatgatgaag AATGCGAAGGATATGAATATCCTGAAGATGAAGAGGATGAGGCCGGCCCTCCAGGAGAGtacgaggaggaggaggatgatgatgaggaggGTGAATCTGATTTGGgggatgaggaggaagaagaagttGGGTTATCCTATTTAATGAAAGAAGAGATACAT gatgaagaggatgatgatgattatgtTGAGGATGGTGGTGAaggagaggaggaagaggaggaagaag aagaAGAAGCCGTAGAACGGGGTGAGAAGAGAAAGAGGGACGCAGAAGATGAAGGCGATGAAGATGAGGATTGA
- the ANP32E gene encoding acidic leucine-rich nuclear phosphoprotein 32 family member E isoform X2 produces MEMKKRIALELRNRSPAEVTELVLDNCRSSDGEIEGLNEGFKELEFLSMANVELSSLAKLPQLSKLRKLELSDNTISGGLEVLAERCPNLTYLNLSGNKIKDLSMVETLTNLKNLKSLDLFNCEITNLEDYRDKIFCKLPQITYLDGFDQEDNEAPDSEEEEDDEECEGYEYPEDEEDEAGPPGEYEEEEDDDEEGESDLGDEEEEEVGLSYLMKEEIHDEEDDDDYVEDGGEGEEEEEEEEEAVERGEKRKRDAEDEGDEDED; encoded by the exons ATGGAGATGAAGAAGCGCATCGCCTTGGAGTTGAGGAACAGATCCCCGGCTGAG GTGACGGAGTTGGTTTTAGACAATTGCCGGTCTAGCGATGGAGAGATTGAGGGTTTGAATGAAGGATTCAAAGAGTTGGAATTCCTCAGCATGGCCAACGTAGAACTGTCTTCTCTGGCAAAACTTCCACAGCTGTCAAAACTCAGAAAA TTGGAGCTCAGTGATAATACGATCTCAGGAGGCCTGGAGGTGTTAGCAGAAAGATGTCCTAACCTCACGTATCTCAACTTAAGTGGTAACAAGATCAAGGATCTGAGCATGGTGGAAACCCTT ACAAACTTAAAAAATCTGAAGAGTTTGGACCTCTTCAATTGTGAGATCACAAATTTAGAAGATTATAGAGACAAAATTTTTTGCAAACTTCCACAAATCACATACTTAGATGGCTTTGACCAGGAGGATAATGAGGCTCCCGACtctgaagaggaggaggatgatgaag AATGCGAAGGATATGAATATCCTGAAGATGAAGAGGATGAGGCCGGCCCTCCAGGAGAGtacgaggaggaggaggatgatgatgaggaggGTGAATCTGATTTGGgggatgaggaggaagaagaagttGGGTTATCCTATTTAATGAAAGAAGAGATACAT gatgaagaggatgatgatgattatgtTGAGGATGGTGGTGAaggagaggaggaagaggaggaagaag aAGAAGCCGTAGAACGGGGTGAGAAGAGAAAGAGGGACGCAGAAGATGAAGGCGATGAAGATGAGGATTGA
- the LOC140341857 gene encoding olfactory receptor 5V1-like — MERYNQTSVSSFILLGLSNIPYLQVIYFLIFLIIYSITLSGNVLLIVVVRLDSQLHTPMYFFLTNLSFIDICFSSTIVPKILVNTLSQDKSISFLGCASQMYFSLALGATECIILAVMAYDRYVAICNPLRYHIIMHKWLCMFLAAFSWTVSFMNSVIHAVFTFQLPYCKSNQVNHFFCEMPPLFRLSCRDTLFNEVAVYISGGIIALFSFLLTLISYFQITSTILKIRSNKGRYKVFSTCGSHLAVVSLYYGTIAFMYLRPQSSYSPDRDRAISMLYTVVTPMLNPIIYSIRNKDVKGSLKRRLTMKSYQ, encoded by the coding sequence ATGGAACGTTATAACCAAACGTCTGTAAGCTCCTTCATCCTTCTTGGTCTCTCCAACATTCCCTATCTTCAGGTCATATACTTCTTAATATTCCTAATAATTTACAGCATCACTTTGTCCGGAAATGTTCTTCTCATTGTAGTTGTGAGACTTGACAGCCAGCTGCACACTCCGATGTACTTCTTCCTCACCAACCTCTCATTCATTGACATCTGCTTCTCCTCCACCATTGTGCCCAAAATACTTGTAAACACCTTATCTCAGGACAAAAGTATTTCCTTCCTAGGATGTGCCTCACAGATGTATTTTTCCCTGGCTCTCGGAGCGACAGAGTGCATCATTTTAGCTGTCATGGCCTACGACCGATACGTGGCCATCTGCAACCCTTTACGTTACCATATTATCATGCACAAATGGTTATGTATGTTTTTAGCAGCTTTTTCATGGACTGTGAGCTTTATGAACTCTGTGATCCATGCGGTCTTCACCTTTCAGCTCCCGTACTGCAAGTCCAACCAGGTCAATCACTTCTTCTGTGAGATGCCGCCACTCTTCCGACTCTCTTGCAGAGACACCTTGTTCAATGAAGTGGCAGTGTACATTTCTGGTGGGATCATTGCACTTTTCTCATTTCTGCTGACTCTTATTTCGTATTTCCAAATCACCTCCACCATCTTGAAGATTCGCTCCAACAAAGGGCGATATAAGGTCTTTTCCACCTGTGGCTCACATCTAGCCGTGGTTTCCCTCTACTATGGTACCATCGCCTTCATGTACCTACGACCCCAGTCTAGCTACTCCCCTGATCGTGACCGAGCAATTTCCATGCTTTATACAGTGGTGACACCGATGCTGAATCCAATCATCTATAGCATAAGGAACAAAGATGTAAAAGGGTCTTTGAAAAGGAGACTGACTATGAAGAGTTATCAATAA